In a single window of the Williamwhitmania sp. genome:
- a CDS encoding SDR family NAD(P)-dependent oxidoreductase: MKKLALITGATSGIGKATALLLAENGYSLIITGRRAELLENLKKEAEVKYKADVLALNFDVRNNEAVEAAINELPERWRKIDVLINNAGLAVGLNHIQDGVVDDWERMIDTNVKGLLYITRKVAPLMVEQNCGHIVNIGSIAGTEVYENGNVYCASKHAVEALTKAMRIDLLKNNIKVTGIRPGMVETEFSEVRFKGDTEKAEKTYQGLTPLFAEDIAETILFVISRPSHVNINEIVVMPTAQASATYVNRKID, encoded by the coding sequence GCTCTGCTGCTTGCCGAAAATGGCTATAGCCTCATAATTACCGGACGTAGAGCAGAATTGCTTGAGAACTTAAAAAAAGAAGCGGAGGTTAAGTACAAAGCGGATGTGCTAGCGCTAAACTTCGACGTGCGGAACAATGAAGCCGTAGAGGCCGCCATTAATGAACTACCAGAACGGTGGCGAAAAATTGACGTATTAATCAACAACGCAGGCTTAGCCGTTGGCCTAAACCATATTCAGGATGGCGTTGTGGACGATTGGGAAAGAATGATTGACACCAACGTTAAGGGGCTTCTCTACATTACTCGCAAGGTTGCGCCCTTAATGGTGGAGCAAAACTGTGGCCACATTGTTAATATTGGCTCCATAGCAGGCACAGAGGTATATGAAAATGGCAATGTATACTGCGCCAGCAAGCATGCCGTTGAGGCACTAACTAAAGCCATGCGCATCGACTTGCTAAAGAACAATATTAAGGTTACAGGAATAAGACCAGGAATGGTTGAAACTGAATTTTCAGAGGTGCGCTTTAAGGGTGATACTGAAAAGGCAGAGAAGACATATCAAGGTCTAACGCCGCTCTTTGCTGAGGATATTGCAGAAACCATTCTTTTCGTGATAAGCCGCCCCAGCCATGTGAATATTAACGAAATAGTGGTAATGCCCACTGCCCAAGCAAGCGCAACATACGTGAATAGGAAAATAGATTAA
- a CDS encoding NUDIX domain-containing protein, with product METNLHEIGSVTDELLHYAVICAFVGKQLVLVRNRQRVTWEIPGGRRELGEAIDATASRELQEETGAIRYEMEQICDYSVTINGNTSFGRLYYANIEDMEQELHFEVGEVMLSDSLPPELKLTYPEIQPLLYRTAITHKNRV from the coding sequence ATGGAAACTAATCTTCATGAAATTGGGAGCGTAACCGATGAGTTGCTGCACTATGCAGTAATATGCGCCTTTGTTGGAAAGCAGCTTGTACTGGTGCGCAACCGTCAGCGGGTAACTTGGGAAATCCCCGGTGGTAGAAGGGAGTTGGGAGAAGCAATTGATGCAACCGCGAGCAGAGAGCTGCAGGAGGAAACAGGAGCCATCCGTTATGAGATGGAACAGATTTGTGACTACTCGGTTACGATAAATGGGAATACCAGCTTTGGACGACTATACTATGCTAACATTGAGGATATGGAACAGGAATTACACTTTGAGGTGGGAGAGGTAATGCTTTCTGATAGCTTACCTCCAGAGCTTAAGCTCACCTATCCAGAGATTCAACCACTGCTATACCGCACTGCGATTACACACAAAAATCGCGTTTAG
- a CDS encoding Ldh family oxidoreductase: MYTHQYLEEFTTHLFEKMGCPTADAKAVAELLIRAELRGLSSHGMMRVKDYFLLVEAGRINTKPNVRIVHETPSTATVDGDNALGPVAAKRSMEIAIEKAKNVGTGWVATKGSNHFGIAGYYAMMALEHDMVGISMTNANPLVAPTNSTSKFLGTNPIAVAFPTQRQPAFVADFATTPIARGKLAIMGKKGQSIDYGFVQDKHGNPSTNPDILLDGGAILPLGGSADHGSHKGYCMGSLIDIFSSVFSGANFGPFVPPQVAYLPLLEKSVGEGLGHFFGAMRIDAFRPASEFKMKMDEWIETFRGAESIQGQPKVMIPGDPERLNEERITKEGITLIAPVIKDLADIASKLNVPFRAE; the protein is encoded by the coding sequence ATGTATACACATCAATACCTAGAGGAGTTTACCACTCATCTGTTCGAAAAAATGGGCTGCCCGACAGCCGATGCAAAGGCGGTGGCTGAGCTGTTGATTCGCGCTGAGCTGCGTGGCCTTTCGTCGCACGGCATGATGCGGGTAAAGGATTACTTTTTGCTGGTTGAGGCTGGCAGAATAAATACTAAGCCCAACGTTCGCATTGTGCACGAAACGCCTAGCACAGCAACAGTTGATGGCGACAATGCCTTAGGCCCGGTTGCTGCAAAGCGCAGCATGGAGATTGCCATTGAAAAGGCAAAGAATGTTGGTACCGGATGGGTTGCCACCAAGGGGTCTAACCACTTTGGCATTGCGGGTTACTACGCCATGATGGCGCTGGAGCACGACATGGTTGGAATCTCTATGACCAATGCCAATCCGCTGGTGGCCCCAACCAATTCAACAAGCAAATTTTTGGGTACCAATCCCATTGCAGTTGCTTTTCCAACCCAGCGTCAACCAGCATTTGTGGCCGATTTTGCAACTACACCAATTGCTCGAGGCAAGTTGGCCATAATGGGAAAAAAGGGACAATCAATTGACTACGGTTTTGTGCAGGACAAGCACGGTAATCCGAGCACCAATCCCGATATACTTCTGGATGGTGGCGCAATCCTGCCACTTGGTGGAAGTGCCGATCATGGAAGCCATAAGGGCTACTGTATGGGTTCCCTTATAGATATTTTTTCGTCTGTTTTTTCTGGGGCCAACTTTGGACCTTTCGTACCACCTCAGGTGGCTTACCTACCCTTACTTGAGAAAAGTGTTGGGGAAGGGCTTGGCCATTTCTTTGGTGCCATGCGTATCGACGCATTTCGACCTGCAAGTGAGTTTAAGATGAAAATGGATGAGTGGATTGAAACCTTCCGCGGTGCCGAGAGCATTCAAGGGCAGCCAAAGGTGATGATTCCCGGCGATCCAGAGCGGCTTAACGAGGAGCGTATTACCAAGGAGGGGATAACGCTTATTGCTCCTGTTATTAAGGACCTTGCCGATATTGCCTCAAAGTTGAATGTTCCCTTTAGGGCTGAGTAA
- a CDS encoding CBS domain-containing protein, which produces MEQQANSEQFIDLFTEIEQKLRDICDDRYHAGFAELVRKARSFHPVVQRYANDLREFAELRNAITHTRRENFIIAEPHNDVVTEIRKIRDMLNNPPRVSTIPFSPPYFATPQTPIMEMLKTFAEKGFMRCPVVDRNRIVCLITAKSLARWITENFAHRGQLDGALLEEVIPYADARDFAVVSNHADIITIYDMFKRSMKQGSYLQAILITENGSPTGHLQGILTPSDLPKIVERMD; this is translated from the coding sequence ATGGAACAACAGGCAAATTCAGAACAGTTTATCGACCTATTTACAGAGATTGAGCAGAAGCTACGGGACATTTGTGATGACCGATACCACGCTGGATTTGCTGAGCTGGTGAGAAAGGCACGGAGCTTTCATCCGGTAGTGCAGCGATACGCCAACGATCTACGGGAGTTCGCCGAGCTGCGCAACGCCATTACCCATACCCGCCGCGAAAACTTCATCATTGCTGAGCCACACAACGACGTGGTAACCGAAATAAGGAAAATTCGTGATATGCTGAATAACCCACCACGGGTGAGCACCATTCCCTTTTCTCCTCCCTACTTTGCAACGCCACAAACTCCCATCATGGAGATGCTTAAAACATTTGCAGAAAAGGGGTTTATGCGCTGCCCGGTGGTAGATCGAAATCGGATTGTGTGCCTGATAACGGCAAAATCATTAGCAAGGTGGATCACCGAAAACTTCGCCCATCGTGGTCAGCTTGACGGTGCGCTGCTAGAGGAGGTTATTCCCTATGCGGATGCCAGAGATTTTGCCGTAGTTTCCAACCATGCCGACATCATTACCATATACGATATGTTTAAGCGATCGATGAAGCAGGGCAGCTACCTGCAGGCCATTCTAATTACCGAAAATGGTAGTCCAACCGGTCACCTGCAGGGAATATTAACACCTAGCGATCTTCCAAAGATTGTGGAGAGGATGGATTAG
- a CDS encoding NADPH-dependent oxidoreductase produces the protein MNAIMNHRSIRKYKSTPIDEATINEILLAGTRASTTGNMQVYSIVVTTNPEIKQQLAPCHFNQAMVTQAPVVLTFCADFNRFNKWCEQRNAVPGYDNFLSLTTAAIDALLVSQNVCLAAEENGLGICYLGTTTYTANKIIEVLKLPKGVVPITTVVVGYPEEVPELTDRLPLEAVVHREVYHDYSVADINRLYAEKEAMPLTKQLLTENNKETLAQVFTDNRYTKKDNVAFSKVFLQVLHDQGFMNNQE, from the coding sequence ATGAATGCAATAATGAACCATCGATCCATCCGCAAGTATAAATCAACCCCAATTGATGAGGCAACTATCAATGAGATTCTGCTAGCTGGAACTCGTGCATCAACAACCGGGAATATGCAAGTTTACAGTATTGTGGTTACCACTAACCCCGAAATAAAGCAGCAGCTGGCTCCGTGCCATTTCAATCAGGCTATGGTTACTCAAGCACCAGTAGTGCTCACCTTCTGCGCCGATTTTAACCGGTTTAATAAGTGGTGTGAACAGCGAAATGCGGTTCCGGGCTACGACAACTTTCTCTCCCTTACCACTGCTGCCATTGACGCCCTGCTGGTCTCTCAGAATGTTTGCTTGGCTGCTGAGGAAAATGGGTTGGGCATCTGCTACCTAGGAACAACTACCTATACTGCCAATAAGATAATTGAAGTACTTAAGTTGCCCAAAGGGGTAGTTCCGATTACTACTGTGGTGGTAGGTTACCCTGAGGAGGTTCCCGAGTTAACCGACCGTTTGCCACTGGAGGCCGTTGTCCATCGTGAGGTTTACCACGATTACTCTGTAGCCGATATTAACCGCCTCTACGCCGAGAAGGAGGCAATGCCACTTACCAAGCAGCTGTTGACGGAGAACAACAAGGAGACGCTAGCTCAAGTATTTACCGATAATCGCTATACCAAAAAAGACAATGTAGCATTCTCAAAGGTATTTCTTCAGGTGTTGCACGACCAAGGATTTATGAATAACCAGGAGTAA
- a CDS encoding Rrf2 family transcriptional regulator, giving the protein MISRKTRYSLMALLRLAKEYGKGPVQISDIAQGQGIPQKFLESILNDCKKLGVVQSKMGKSGGYYLIKPPAEIDIASIYNHFEGPISMLSCASEKHYQSCEFCRDEEKCGIRKTFKRVRDLSYEILKNTTLQSLIDDDETTAYK; this is encoded by the coding sequence TTGATTTCCAGAAAGACTAGATATTCGCTAATGGCTCTGCTTCGGCTGGCAAAGGAATACGGCAAGGGGCCTGTTCAAATTTCGGATATTGCCCAAGGGCAAGGAATTCCACAAAAGTTTCTTGAGAGCATTCTAAACGACTGCAAAAAGTTGGGCGTGGTGCAAAGCAAAATGGGCAAGTCGGGTGGTTATTACCTAATCAAGCCACCCGCGGAAATTGATATTGCCTCCATTTACAACCACTTCGAAGGGCCTATATCCATGCTGTCATGTGCCTCCGAAAAGCACTACCAATCGTGCGAGTTTTGTAGAGATGAAGAAAAATGTGGAATACGAAAAACGTTTAAAAGGGTAAGAGATCTCTCATATGAGATTCTCAAAAACACTACACTGCAGAGCCTTATTGACGACGACGAAACAACTGCATATAAATAA